One Mycolicibacterium parafortuitum DNA segment encodes these proteins:
- a CDS encoding MarR family winged helix-turn-helix transcriptional regulator: MELTDNILWLLKQAFYFSLTSVNEAVGEHGVSTAQIGVLRQLSNEPGLSGAELARRLLISPQGVQLALTALEKRGLVERKQNPAHGRILQAFLTDQGRTVAAAVVHDAIAAHDKVFGVLTKAEQQTLRELLGKVVEQGTGHRLYADHVDN, translated from the coding sequence ATCGAACTGACCGACAACATCCTGTGGCTGCTCAAGCAGGCGTTCTACTTCTCGCTGACCAGCGTGAACGAGGCGGTCGGAGAGCACGGTGTGAGCACCGCGCAGATCGGCGTACTCCGCCAGTTGTCCAACGAACCCGGCTTGTCGGGGGCTGAACTCGCCCGTCGCCTGCTGATCAGCCCGCAGGGTGTGCAGCTGGCGCTGACTGCGCTGGAGAAGCGGGGGCTGGTGGAGCGCAAGCAGAATCCCGCCCACGGGCGCATCCTGCAGGCGTTCCTGACCGATCAGGGGCGCACGGTCGCCGCGGCCGTCGTCCACGACGCGATCGCCGCGCACGACAAGGTGTTCGGCGTGCTGACCAAGGCCGAACAGCAGACTCTGCGCGAACTGCTCGGGAAGGTCGTCGAGCAGGGCACAGGGCATCGGCTCTACGCCGACCACGTCGACAACTGA